In one Magnetospirillum sp. genomic region, the following are encoded:
- a CDS encoding pentapeptide repeat-containing protein: MGNVKQVERKKLSKLDLLKRMEAHERFVKKASGGARMQIHFAQIPRNDFVARALAEAEFVGADLTECDFSRANLDRANFFGANLSFAVFTDATMTRADLRGSILKGAILEGANLSKADIRDGFIVTANETGDLDYSVMTTHKANMDDAKFAGANLGEARLSRTTAQRTDMTNCNLRGANLAGADLSNANLSGVVLAGADLTDTNMSGCKLNGAVLVGAQMSGTNLDGADLCASYFIMAEMEKCDMSRAILPKSLADLGISFGDIVVAHNDWLRTGGAAGTQAKFEGVDLGPIEWPGITLSAAKMLRVTMVRAKMPSGRFDMATFEGAMLAEVDFSSASLRGANLDKCTLDGANFRDAVFSPLPLAGMQGTKWPARMRGCRAQKADFRGADMTGVDMTEASLRDVDFRGANLTGAKLVDCDLAGADLRDTVMTDADLRGAMGVR, translated from the coding sequence GTGGGCAACGTCAAGCAAGTCGAGCGCAAGAAGCTCAGCAAACTCGACCTCCTCAAGCGCATGGAAGCGCACGAGCGTTTTGTGAAGAAGGCGTCGGGCGGCGCGCGTATGCAGATCCATTTCGCGCAGATCCCACGCAACGATTTCGTCGCCCGCGCGCTCGCCGAGGCCGAGTTCGTGGGTGCGGACCTGACCGAGTGCGATTTCTCGCGCGCCAATCTCGACCGCGCCAATTTCTTCGGCGCCAATCTGAGCTTTGCAGTGTTCACCGACGCCACCATGACGCGCGCCGATCTGCGCGGCTCGATCCTCAAGGGCGCGATCCTCGAGGGTGCCAATCTCAGCAAGGCCGACATTCGCGACGGCTTCATCGTGACCGCCAACGAGACCGGCGACCTCGACTATTCGGTCATGACCACGCACAAAGCCAACATGGACGACGCGAAATTCGCGGGCGCCAATTTGGGCGAAGCTCGCCTGTCGCGCACGACAGCCCAGCGCACGGACATGACCAACTGCAACCTGCGCGGCGCCAATCTCGCAGGGGCGGACCTCTCCAACGCGAATCTTTCGGGCGTGGTGCTGGCGGGCGCCGACCTCACCGACACGAACATGTCGGGCTGCAAGCTCAACGGGGCCGTGCTGGTGGGCGCCCAGATGTCGGGCACCAATCTCGACGGCGCAGATTTGTGCGCAAGCTACTTCATCATGGCCGAGATGGAAAAATGCGACATGAGCAGGGCCATCCTGCCGAAGTCGCTCGCCGATCTCGGCATTTCGTTCGGCGACATCGTCGTGGCGCACAACGATTGGCTGCGCACGGGCGGAGCCGCCGGCACGCAAGCCAAATTCGAAGGCGTGGATCTGGGGCCCATCGAATGGCCCGGCATCACGCTGTCGGCCGCCAAGATGCTGCGCGTGACGATGGTCCGCGCCAAGATGCCGTCGGGCCGCTTCGACATGGCAACGTTCGAAGGGGCGATGCTGGCGGAAGTCGATTTTTCCTCAGCGTCTTTGCGCGGCGCCAATCTCGACAAATGCACGCTCGACGGCGCCAATTTCCGCGACGCAGTATTCTCGCCCCTGCCGCTCGCCGGCATGCAAGGCACCAAATGGCCCGCGCGAATGCGCGGCTGCCGCGCGCAGAAGGCAGATTTCCGCGGCGCCGACATGACCGGCGTCGACATGACGGAGGCGAGCTTGCGCGACGTCGATTTTCGCGGCGCCAACCTGACCGGCGCCAAACTCGTCGACTGCGATCTCGCCGGGGCGGATCTGCGCGACACGGTGATGACCGACGCCGACCTGCGCGGTGCGATGGGGGTTCGCTGA
- a CDS encoding response regulator, which produces MFGKFRVLAVEDDNATRLMLRRMLETLEFAAVDTAASVDGAKLAFQTPPEQWPNVVLCDVDMKPENGLDFVAWLRAQPMGQMRKTPVVMVTAHAHAALVRRAMELGVSGYLVKPVGEAALRTRLERAVEPLAFGPPS; this is translated from the coding sequence TTGTTCGGAAAATTCCGTGTTCTGGCCGTGGAAGACGACAATGCGACGCGCCTGATGCTGCGCCGCATGCTCGAAACGCTCGAATTTGCGGCGGTGGATACGGCTGCCAGCGTCGATGGCGCCAAACTGGCCTTCCAAACCCCGCCCGAGCAATGGCCGAACGTTGTGCTGTGCGACGTCGATATGAAACCCGAAAACGGACTGGATTTCGTGGCGTGGCTGCGCGCGCAGCCAATGGGCCAGATGCGCAAAACGCCGGTCGTGATGGTCACGGCCCATGCGCACGCCGCCCTCGTGCGCCGCGCCATGGAATTGGGCGTATCGGGTTACCTCGTCAAGCCGGTCGGCGAAGCGGCCTTGCGCACAAGGCTCGAGCGCGCGGTCGAACCGCTCGCTTTCGGGCCGCCCAGTTAG
- a CDS encoding TRAP transporter large permease, with amino-acid sequence MSGPSIALLGFGAMLLLIALRLPIGLSMLLVGAVGYIQFTSWPAFFGYMKTNTYHQFANYTLSVIPLFILMGALAERAGIAQSLFLAAERSLRNRRGGLAMAVIGACTAFGAICGSSVATTATFGRAAMPELRKYGYDGGFSAATIAVGGTLGILIPPSVILVVYAITTEQNIAKLFQAALIPGLMAAVFYCATIALMVWRNPALAPFSELPLEAARTQPKWPKILAALGAAAVGVQWLRGAIDSEDAILAAALALLVGFVDGAIMPAIAVAALVVGGIYGGVFTPTEGAAVGALAMLAMGVLQRRLGFREIWDALRQTAETSGMIFMILLGAEVFGAFLALTRLPTAAAEWIGHAGFAPLVVVAAMMATYVLLGAVMDELAMILLTLPVFFPVVVALDFGLTPDEVAIWFGILVLIVVGIGLTAPPIGLNVFVISSIVRDVPMTQTYRRVLPFLAADILRLCLVLAFPGLALWLVRLFA; translated from the coding sequence GTGAGCGGGCCTTCGATCGCTCTGCTGGGTTTCGGCGCGATGCTGCTGCTGATCGCGTTGCGCCTGCCCATCGGGCTCTCGATGCTGCTGGTGGGGGCGGTGGGCTACATCCAATTCACGAGTTGGCCCGCTTTCTTCGGCTACATGAAGACGAACACCTACCATCAGTTCGCCAACTACACGCTTTCGGTCATTCCTCTGTTCATTCTGATGGGCGCACTCGCCGAGCGCGCGGGCATTGCGCAGTCGCTGTTCCTGGCGGCCGAGCGCAGTTTGCGCAACCGGCGCGGCGGCCTTGCGATGGCGGTGATCGGCGCGTGCACGGCGTTCGGCGCCATCTGCGGCTCGTCGGTCGCCACGACGGCGACGTTCGGGCGTGCCGCGATGCCGGAGTTGCGCAAATACGGCTACGACGGCGGTTTCTCCGCCGCCACCATTGCCGTCGGCGGCACGCTCGGCATTCTGATCCCGCCGTCGGTGATCCTCGTCGTCTACGCCATCACGACAGAGCAGAACATCGCCAAACTTTTCCAGGCAGCCCTCATCCCGGGCCTGATGGCGGCCGTGTTTTACTGTGCGACGATCGCTTTGATGGTCTGGCGCAACCCCGCTCTTGCGCCGTTTTCGGAACTACCGCTGGAAGCCGCACGCACGCAGCCCAAATGGCCGAAAATTTTGGCGGCCTTGGGGGCGGCGGCGGTCGGCGTGCAATGGCTGCGCGGCGCCATCGATTCCGAAGATGCAATCCTTGCTGCGGCTCTGGCCCTGCTCGTGGGCTTTGTCGACGGTGCGATCATGCCGGCGATCGCGGTCGCGGCGCTCGTTGTTGGCGGCATCTATGGGGGCGTGTTCACGCCGACCGAAGGGGCCGCCGTGGGCGCACTTGCAATGCTCGCCATGGGCGTTTTGCAGCGGCGCCTGGGTTTTCGTGAAATTTGGGACGCCTTGCGCCAGACGGCCGAAACGTCCGGCATGATTTTCATGATTCTGCTCGGCGCCGAAGTGTTCGGTGCGTTCCTGGCCCTCACGCGCCTGCCGACGGCCGCCGCCGAGTGGATCGGCCATGCGGGTTTCGCCCCGCTTGTCGTCGTCGCGGCGATGATGGCGACCTACGTGCTGCTGGGGGCAGTGATGGACGAGCTTGCGATGATCCTGCTCACCTTGCCGGTGTTTTTCCCGGTGGTGGTGGCACTCGATTTCGGCCTCACGCCCGATGAGGTCGCGATCTGGTTCGGGATTCTGGTGCTGATCGTGGTCGGCATCGGCCTCACGGCGCCGCCGATCGGGCTCAACGTCTTCGTGATTTCCTCAATCGTTCGCGACGTGCCGATGACGCAGACCTATCGGCGCGTGCTGCCGTTCCTTGCGGCCGACATCTTGCGCCTGTGTCTGGTGCTGGCCTTCCCAGGGCTTGCCCTGTGGCTCGTACGGCTTTTTGCCTAA
- a CDS encoding TRAP transporter small permease, giving the protein MDAQPSHSGRSDLLERATGALAMLGGIVAIGIAVLVCTSVLGRWLFLKPIEGDFEFVRMATAVAVFAFIPYTQARRGHIMVDTFTSWLPPRALAAIDAFWDLCFAAAMGFLAWGLYVGSHEARENFETTMQLQLQIWPVILLCAALCAILSLTAFLTALRLAWGRSK; this is encoded by the coding sequence ATGGATGCCCAGCCCTCTCACTCCGGCCGATCGGATTTGCTCGAACGGGCAACCGGCGCTTTGGCGATGCTGGGCGGCATTGTCGCGATCGGCATTGCCGTGCTCGTGTGCACAAGCGTGCTCGGCCGCTGGCTGTTCTTGAAGCCCATCGAAGGCGATTTCGAATTCGTGCGCATGGCAACGGCGGTCGCCGTTTTCGCCTTCATCCCCTACACGCAAGCGCGCCGCGGCCACATCATGGTCGATACGTTCACGAGCTGGCTGCCGCCGCGCGCCCTCGCCGCGATCGATGCGTTCTGGGATCTGTGTTTTGCCGCCGCCATGGGGTTCCTTGCCTGGGGCCTGTATGTGGGCTCGCACGAGGCGCGCGAGAATTTCGAAACGACCATGCAACTGCAGCTGCAGATCTGGCCCGTGATCCTGTTGTGTGCGGCCTTGTGCGCGATCTTGAGCCTGACCGCGTTTTTGACCGCACTGCGTCTGGCGTGGGGCAGATCCAAGTGA
- a CDS encoding TRAP transporter substrate-binding protein, with amino-acid sequence MKSLIPSLNRRTVLATGLAALAAPAIVRPAHAQAVTLRLHHFLPAVSNVHTKVLQPWADRIAAASNNALKIELFPSMQLGGTPPQLYNQARDGVADIIWTLPGNTPGRFPRTEVFELPFLASQRGSVNARAAQEFADTHLAEETRDVKLLAYWAHDAGVIHANKQIQSLDDLRGLKLRNPTRLAGEALKALGAVSVGMPVPQVPESLAQRVIDGAVIPWEVVPSVRVHELVRFHTEIPGSPALYTASFFLAMNQAKFAGLPAELRAVIDRQSGMAFSSAAGPMWDAEAKTVSDMVRARGNTISVLSAAEKARWVAATESVAPAWVAQMRERNIDGNALIAAAKALVAKYERA; translated from the coding sequence ATGAAATCCCTGATTCCGTCTCTGAACCGCCGCACCGTGCTTGCGACTGGCTTGGCGGCCCTTGCCGCCCCGGCGATCGTGCGCCCGGCGCATGCGCAGGCCGTGACGTTGCGCCTGCACCATTTCCTGCCCGCCGTTTCGAACGTGCACACCAAGGTGCTGCAGCCGTGGGCCGACCGCATTGCGGCGGCCAGCAACAATGCGCTGAAGATCGAGCTGTTCCCGTCGATGCAGCTCGGTGGCACGCCGCCGCAGCTCTACAACCAGGCGCGCGACGGCGTGGCCGACATCATTTGGACGCTGCCGGGCAACACGCCGGGCCGCTTCCCGCGCACGGAAGTATTCGAACTGCCGTTTCTTGCTTCGCAGCGCGGCTCGGTCAATGCGCGTGCGGCCCAGGAATTCGCCGACACGCATCTGGCCGAAGAAACGCGCGACGTGAAGCTGCTCGCCTATTGGGCGCACGATGCGGGCGTGATCCACGCCAACAAGCAGATCCAGTCGCTCGACGATCTGCGCGGGCTCAAGCTGCGCAACCCGACGCGTCTTGCCGGCGAAGCCTTGAAGGCGCTGGGGGCCGTCTCGGTCGGCATGCCGGTGCCGCAAGTGCCCGAGTCGCTGGCCCAGCGCGTCATCGACGGCGCCGTCATTCCGTGGGAGGTGGTGCCTTCGGTTCGCGTGCACGAGCTCGTGCGCTTCCACACCGAAATCCCGGGCTCGCCGGCACTCTATACGGCGAGCTTTTTCCTCGCCATGAACCAGGCGAAGTTCGCCGGTTTGCCGGCCGAATTGCGCGCCGTGATCGACCGCCAGTCGGGCATGGCCTTCTCGAGCGCTGCCGGTCCGATGTGGGATGCCGAAGCCAAAACCGTGTCGGACATGGTGCGCGCGCGCGGCAACACGATCTCGGTCTTGAGTGCTGCCGAAAAGGCGCGCTGGGTTGCTGCGACCGAGAGCGTGGCTCCGGCTTGGGTTGCCCAAATGCGCGAGCGAAATATCGACGGCAACGCATTGATCGCGGCGGCTAAAGCTTTGGTTGCCAAATACGAACGGGCGTAA
- a CDS encoding aldolase, which yields MTDLAAARIDLAAAFRWAARLGLNEGTCNHFSLQVAPDRFLVNPWGPHWAEMRGSDLLLVDAAGRILEGKWPIEETALYIHTQIHLRHPSATAVLHTHMPYATALCAVEGGRIEPCVQTSLRFYGRVSYDDDYNGLADGPEEGARMAAKMDGKPVLFLANHGVIVTGPTVGEAFDELFYLERAAQAQVLAMSTGRPLKLVPGQLAARTSRQMEDGRAAYARVHFDALKRMLARDEPEFAD from the coding sequence ATGACCGATCTTGCCGCTGCCCGCATCGACCTTGCCGCCGCGTTCCGCTGGGCGGCGCGTCTGGGTCTCAACGAAGGGACCTGCAACCATTTCAGCCTGCAGGTCGCTCCCGACCGGTTTCTGGTCAATCCGTGGGGCCCGCATTGGGCCGAGATGCGTGGCAGCGACCTGCTGCTCGTCGATGCCGCAGGCCGCATCCTCGAGGGCAAATGGCCGATCGAAGAAACCGCGTTGTACATCCATACGCAGATCCATCTGCGCCATCCTTCGGCAACGGCCGTGCTGCACACGCACATGCCCTACGCGACCGCCTTGTGCGCAGTCGAAGGCGGGCGCATCGAGCCGTGCGTGCAGACGTCTTTGCGCTTCTACGGCCGGGTTTCCTACGACGACGACTATAACGGCCTTGCCGACGGTCCCGAGGAGGGTGCGCGCATGGCCGCCAAGATGGACGGCAAGCCTGTGCTGTTTTTGGCCAACCACGGCGTGATCGTGACGGGCCCCACGGTCGGCGAAGCGTTCGACGAACTTTTTTATCTCGAACGCGCCGCCCAAGCCCAGGTGTTGGCCATGTCGACCGGGCGGCCGCTCAAGCTCGTACCCGGCCAGCTTGCCGCGCGCACTTCGCGCCAGATGGAAGACGGGCGCGCGGCCTATGCGCGCGTCCATTTCGACGCGCTCAAGCGCATGCTGGCGCGCGACGAACCCGAATTCGCGGACTGA
- a CDS encoding PAS domain-containing protein has protein sequence MPQPDFVEIHADADLGAANLRIQRFWHYTQACRRDGGLPSRAHFDPMDIPDLLPNIWIVEADFDKAILRYRLAGTKIVAGMGFEPTGKFLHEVLAARLKENPQLLDRYWLGARAGVCTWRRGPARFWAKMDYFEVENLIVPFAVADSHLRHLMAISVHYRGDGAEF, from the coding sequence ATGCCGCAGCCGGATTTCGTCGAGATCCATGCCGACGCCGATCTCGGCGCTGCCAATCTGCGGATCCAGCGTTTCTGGCACTACACGCAAGCGTGCCGTCGCGACGGCGGCCTGCCCTCGCGCGCGCATTTCGATCCGATGGACATTCCCGATCTGCTGCCGAATATCTGGATCGTCGAAGCCGATTTCGACAAAGCCATTCTTCGCTACCGCCTTGCCGGCACCAAGATCGTGGCTGGCATGGGGTTCGAGCCGACCGGGAAATTCTTGCACGAGGTTCTGGCGGCGCGCTTGAAGGAAAATCCACAGCTGCTCGATCGCTATTGGCTCGGCGCGCGCGCAGGAGTCTGCACATGGCGACGCGGTCCGGCGCGGTTCTGGGCCAAGATGGACTATTTCGAAGTCGAAAATCTCATCGTTCCGTTCGCCGTCGCGGACAGCCATCTGCGGCATTTGATGGCCATCTCCGTCCACTACCGCGGCGACGGCGCCGAATTTTGA
- a CDS encoding MlaE family lipid ABC transporter permease subunit gives MATTTQLPNAQAVWAKTQFDGSATRVALGGRWTLANASMLETAMQSLDTKGAELLHIDLAAVDAIDTCGAWILHRQLRRWQGSGAQIELVSTSDAQAALLERMGVADEERVPLLRKSDSAFTELAIRAGKAATEVAREAKALIAFVGSATVCALRALRSPGRVRFVSTVHHIERIGIDAVPILGLLAFLIGVVLAFQGADQLRAYGAEVFTINLLGVSILREIGVLITAIMVAGRTGSAFAAEIGTMKVNQEVDAMRTIGLDPMETLVLPRLLALAITLPLLVFFANTMALVGGAVMVMLGLDLSFEQFVEQLSNAVQLNTLAVGLIKAPVFAVLIGIVSCYEGLKVSGSAESVGRHTTQSVVKSIFLVIVFDAAFSIFFSRIGL, from the coding sequence ATGGCAACCACGACGCAGCTTCCGAACGCGCAGGCGGTTTGGGCCAAGACCCAGTTCGACGGGTCGGCGACGCGCGTGGCGCTGGGCGGACGCTGGACGCTCGCGAACGCGTCGATGCTCGAAACCGCCATGCAGTCGCTCGACACGAAAGGCGCCGAGCTTCTGCACATCGATTTGGCGGCGGTGGACGCGATCGACACGTGCGGCGCGTGGATCTTGCACCGGCAGCTGCGGCGCTGGCAGGGCAGCGGCGCGCAGATCGAACTCGTCAGCACCAGCGATGCGCAAGCAGCCCTGCTCGAGCGCATGGGCGTTGCCGACGAAGAGCGTGTACCGCTCTTGCGCAAAAGCGACAGCGCGTTCACAGAACTTGCGATTCGCGCCGGCAAGGCCGCAACGGAAGTGGCGCGCGAAGCCAAAGCGCTGATCGCGTTCGTGGGTTCCGCAACCGTGTGCGCGCTGCGTGCACTCCGCAGTCCGGGGCGCGTGCGCTTCGTGAGCACGGTCCACCATATCGAACGCATCGGGATCGACGCCGTGCCGATCCTGGGGCTGCTGGCGTTTCTGATCGGCGTGGTGCTGGCCTTCCAGGGTGCGGACCAGCTGCGCGCGTACGGGGCCGAAGTCTTCACGATCAATCTTCTGGGCGTGTCGATCCTGCGCGAGATCGGCGTGTTGATCACGGCGATCATGGTCGCCGGGCGCACGGGCAGCGCCTTTGCGGCCGAAATCGGCACGATGAAGGTGAACCAGGAAGTGGACGCCATGCGCACGATCGGGCTCGACCCGATGGAGACGCTGGTGCTGCCGCGCCTGCTCGCGCTCGCGATCACGCTGCCGCTGCTCGTGTTCTTCGCCAACACGATGGCGCTGGTGGGCGGCGCGGTCATGGTGATGCTGGGGCTCGATCTGTCGTTCGAGCAGTTCGTCGAGCAGCTCTCGAACGCCGTGCAGCTGAACACGCTCGCGGTCGGCCTCATCAAAGCGCCGGTCTTCGCGGTGCTGATCGGCATCGTGTCGTGCTACGAGGGCCTCAAGGTCTCGGGCTCGGCCGAGAGCGTGGGCCGGCATACGACGCAATCGGTCGTCAAATCGATCTTCCTCGTGATCGTGTTCGATGCGGCGTTCTCGATCTTCTTTTCGCGGATCGGCCTATGA
- a CDS encoding ATP-binding cassette domain-containing protein has product MSDGAADNVIRVRGLITRFGAQTVHDGLDLDVRRGEILAIVGGSGTGKSVLLRTILGLKSPDGGTVELLGADLEALDEEARRPVLKRIGVLFQDGALFSARTVAQNARLPFLEHTKVDHRLVTQLIRVKLSMVGLPQSAGAKLPSELSGGMRKRAGLARAIALDPDILFLDEPTAGLDPIGAANFDSLIRDLQQALALTVVMVTHDVDTLCAIADRVAVLIDSKIIVGTLDEIRAHPHPWIQAYFDGPRGRAARTGLAVSAGAAKEGT; this is encoded by the coding sequence ATGAGCGACGGCGCAGCCGACAATGTGATCCGCGTGCGCGGCCTCATCACGCGATTCGGCGCCCAGACCGTGCATGACGGGCTCGATCTCGACGTGCGGCGCGGCGAAATTCTCGCCATCGTCGGCGGCTCGGGCACGGGAAAATCCGTGCTGCTGCGCACGATCCTGGGCTTGAAATCGCCGGACGGCGGCACGGTCGAGCTACTGGGAGCCGATCTCGAAGCGCTCGACGAAGAAGCCCGCCGCCCGGTTCTGAAACGCATCGGCGTGCTGTTCCAAGACGGCGCTCTGTTCAGTGCGCGCACGGTCGCCCAGAACGCGCGCCTGCCCTTCCTCGAACACACGAAGGTCGACCACCGCCTCGTGACGCAGCTGATCCGCGTGAAACTGTCGATGGTGGGGCTGCCGCAGTCGGCGGGCGCCAAGCTACCCTCCGAATTGTCGGGCGGCATGCGCAAGCGCGCGGGCCTTGCGCGCGCGATCGCCCTCGACCCCGACATTCTGTTTCTCGACGAGCCTACGGCCGGGCTCGATCCGATCGGGGCCGCGAATTTCGACAGCCTCATCCGCGACCTCCAGCAGGCGCTGGCGCTCACGGTCGTGATGGTCACGCACGACGTGGACACGCTGTGCGCGATCGCCGACCGCGTGGCCGTGCTGATCGACAGCAAAATCATCGTCGGAACGCTGGACGAAATCCGCGCGCACCCGCATCCTTGGATCCAGGCCTATTTCGACGGGCCGCGCGGGCGGGCCGCACGCACGGGTCTTGCCGTTTCGGCCGGCGCTGCCAAAGAAGGAACTTAG
- a CDS encoding MlaD family protein: protein METRANYFLVGCFVLALMAGIFFAGIWFARANLGEESTFYYTYFNGSVTGLSEGSVVRYRGVPVGTVSDIALDAGNVELVQVTLALRPDTPIKTDTVAGLQPQGITGLAFVQLSGGTQNAPLLLPREGKRRAVIPSRPSALEQIMSDAPLAVARIAELAERIAAVLNDDNIKNVDRLIDSSADAAGNLANAMLGVETLVYDANATLKRVDRLLGAVDAATGDVRGLIADSRRTLRDVGDVGPQAAGALDELKRTAGNFGRVADVLEQTVQAARPGVQDFGQHGVYELQQFMTEGRALMATLNRVIATFERDPARFLFGDQQKGVEAR from the coding sequence GTGGAAACGCGCGCCAACTATTTCCTCGTCGGCTGCTTCGTGCTGGCCCTGATGGCAGGCATTTTCTTCGCCGGCATCTGGTTTGCGCGCGCCAATCTCGGCGAAGAAAGCACCTTCTACTACACATATTTCAACGGCTCGGTGACCGGCCTCTCGGAAGGCTCGGTCGTGCGCTATCGCGGCGTGCCGGTGGGCACCGTGTCGGATATCGCACTCGATGCAGGGAACGTCGAGCTAGTGCAGGTCACGCTCGCCCTGCGGCCCGACACGCCGATCAAGACCGACACGGTCGCAGGGCTGCAGCCGCAAGGCATCACCGGTCTTGCCTTCGTGCAGCTGAGCGGCGGAACCCAGAACGCGCCGCTGCTCTTGCCGCGCGAGGGCAAACGGCGCGCCGTCATCCCATCGCGGCCCTCGGCCCTCGAGCAGATCATGTCCGATGCGCCGCTCGCCGTGGCGCGCATCGCCGAGCTTGCCGAGCGCATTGCAGCCGTGCTCAACGACGACAACATTAAGAACGTCGATCGCCTGATCGACAGTTCGGCCGACGCCGCCGGCAATCTCGCCAACGCCATGCTCGGCGTCGAAACCTTGGTCTACGACGCCAACGCCACGCTCAAACGGGTCGACCGGCTGCTGGGAGCGGTCGATGCCGCAACCGGCGACGTGCGCGGACTCATCGCCGACAGCCGCCGCACCTTGCGCGACGTGGGCGACGTCGGGCCGCAAGCAGCAGGCGCACTCGACGAACTCAAGCGCACGGCCGGCAATTTCGGGCGCGTGGCCGACGTGCTCGAACAGACCGTGCAGGCAGCGCGCCCCGGCGTGCAGGATTTCGGCCAGCACGGTGTTTACGAACTGCAGCAATTCATGACCGAGGGGCGCGCGCTGATGGCCACACTCAACCGCGTGATCGCGACGTTCGAGCGCGATCCCGCCCGCTTCCTGTTCGGCGACCAGCAAAAAGGGGTCGAAGCGCGATGA
- a CDS encoding ABC-type transport auxiliary lipoprotein family protein produces the protein MSVLPHETTRRNFLGLACLAAAGTVAGCQLPGSGDPPQLFTLTPKSTFASDLPRADWQLAVEMPVASGGIDSSRIALARSSVTLDYFARANWTDTAPRMVQTLLVESFENTGRIVAVGRESSSLRPDYLLKVDLREFQAELRGNAPPSARVRLAVRLVRLPDRVVVASFAHEAQQPAVNSDIHNIVLAFDEALGTAMRRVVEWTLRTAAPRRA, from the coding sequence ATGAGCGTTCTGCCGCACGAAACCACGCGCCGCAATTTCCTGGGGCTTGCTTGCCTTGCCGCCGCCGGCACGGTTGCGGGTTGCCAATTGCCTGGTTCCGGCGATCCGCCGCAGCTATTCACCCTCACGCCCAAATCGACCTTCGCAAGCGACCTGCCGCGCGCCGACTGGCAGCTTGCCGTGGAAATGCCGGTCGCTTCGGGCGGCATCGACAGCTCGCGCATCGCACTCGCCCGCTCGTCCGTGACGCTCGACTATTTCGCCCGCGCCAACTGGACCGACACGGCCCCGCGCATGGTGCAGACGCTGCTGGTCGAGAGTTTCGAGAATACCGGGCGCATCGTGGCGGTGGGCCGCGAATCGTCGAGCTTGCGGCCCGACTATCTGCTCAAAGTGGATCTGCGCGAGTTCCAGGCCGAACTGCGCGGCAATGCGCCGCCCTCGGCGCGCGTGCGGCTTGCCGTTCGCCTCGTGCGCCTGCCCGATCGCGTCGTCGTCGCAAGCTTCGCGCACGAAGCCCAGCAGCCGGCGGTCAACAGCGACATCCACAATATCGTGCTCGCCTTCGACGAGGCATTGGGCACGGCGATGCGCCGCGTCGTCGAGTGGACCTTGCGCACGGCCGCACCGCGCCGGGCTTGA
- a CDS encoding ankyrin repeat domain-containing protein → MERTPALIAAAERGDTAEIARILDRTPDPEIRGSGGLTALMRAAARGSLPALELLLARGAKPDTTDDFGNTAFMYACARGQAACAARLAAAGANRAHANKYGLGAADWLKWAKDSDAIESLIVR, encoded by the coding sequence ATGGAACGAACACCTGCCCTAATTGCGGCTGCCGAGCGCGGCGACACAGCCGAAATCGCGCGCATTCTCGACCGTACGCCCGATCCTGAAATCCGCGGCTCGGGCGGTTTGACCGCATTGATGCGCGCGGCGGCACGCGGCAGCCTGCCAGCACTCGAATTGCTGCTCGCACGCGGTGCCAAGCCCGACACGACCGACGATTTCGGCAACACGGCCTTCATGTATGCTTGTGCGCGCGGCCAGGCGGCGTGTGCGGCCCGTTTGGCGGCTGCGGGTGCTAACCGCGCGCACGCCAACAAATACGGTCTCGGTGCGGCCGATTGGCTCAAATGGGCCAAAGACAGCGACGCGATCGAATCCTTGATCGTACGTTGA
- a CDS encoding BolA family transcriptional regulator produces the protein MENRTVATAMRRKLEAALAPSMLEIDDDSAKHAGHVGARVGGESHFNVRIVSAAFAGKSRVDRQRLVHGILAEELAGPVHALALSLKAPAES, from the coding sequence ATGGAAAACCGCACCGTCGCCACCGCCATGCGCCGCAAGCTTGAAGCGGCCCTCGCCCCGTCGATGCTGGAGATCGACGACGATTCGGCCAAACATGCCGGCCATGTCGGGGCGCGGGTGGGCGGGGAATCGCATTTCAACGTGCGCATCGTGAGTGCGGCTTTCGCCGGCAAATCGCGCGTCGATCGCCAACGCCTCGTGCACGGCATTCTGGCCGAAGAGCTGGCCGGGCCCGTACATGCGCTGGCCTTGTCGCTGAAAGCTCCCGCCGAGAGCTGA